In Burkholderia sp. WP9, a genomic segment contains:
- the iolC gene encoding 5-dehydro-2-deoxygluconokinase has protein sequence MDHSSTSSANTSAPATAASRFAPGRSRDIVCLGRLAVDLYAQQVGARLEDVSSFAKYLGGSSANIAFGCARLGLASAMLARVGNDHMGRFLTETLTKEGCDVSHVRIDQERLTALVLLGLKDRDTFPLIFYRENCADMAVDEADFDEAFIASSKALLITGTHFSTEQVNRTSRRALDYARRNQVRTVLDIDYRPVLWGLTGKADGETRFVASEGVTAHLQRILPLFDLVIGTEEEFRIAGGKTELVDALAMVRAVTPATLVLKRGPLGCQIIDGAVPASLDDVPIQGGVEVEVLNVLGAGDAFASGFLSGWLRDQPLEACARAANASGALVVSRHGCAPAMPTPAELDYFLREAKADPQRMRRPDRDARLARLHRVSPARKQWDEVLGFAFDHRNQFFELAQQTGADDARIAQLKGLFVEAVAQTERALGLQNRIGVLIDDRYGQDALNAATGRGWWIGRPVELPGSVPLVFDHGRSIGTTLIPWPQEHIVKCLVQFHPDEPIEQRLEQEAQLRALYDATQASGHELLLEVIPPKHAHLPQAPDTVYRALKRLYNIGIYPEWWKLEPMDAAQWRNVDALIAERDPYCRGVVLLGLSAAVEQLNEGFRAAAQSATCRGFTVGRTIFHEPSHAWLAGEIGDDELIARVRRTFETLIASWRAARGASATQPGATHHVHQEQAA, from the coding sequence ATGGATCATTCCAGCACATCCAGCGCAAACACGTCCGCCCCGGCGACGGCGGCCAGCCGCTTCGCGCCGGGCCGCAGCCGCGACATCGTCTGCCTCGGGCGCCTCGCCGTCGATCTGTACGCGCAGCAGGTCGGCGCGCGGCTCGAAGACGTGTCGAGCTTCGCGAAGTATCTCGGCGGATCGTCGGCGAATATCGCGTTCGGCTGCGCGCGCCTCGGTCTCGCGTCAGCGATGCTGGCACGCGTCGGCAACGATCATATGGGCCGCTTTCTCACGGAGACGCTCACCAAAGAGGGCTGTGACGTCAGCCACGTGCGTATCGACCAGGAGCGCCTGACCGCCCTCGTGCTGCTCGGCCTGAAAGACCGCGACACGTTCCCGCTGATTTTCTATCGCGAGAACTGCGCGGATATGGCGGTGGATGAAGCGGATTTCGACGAGGCTTTCATCGCGTCGTCGAAAGCGCTGCTGATTACCGGCACGCACTTTTCCACCGAACAGGTGAACCGCACGAGCCGCCGCGCGCTGGATTACGCGCGCCGCAACCAGGTGCGCACCGTGCTCGATATCGACTACCGTCCGGTCTTGTGGGGTCTCACCGGCAAAGCCGACGGTGAAACGCGTTTCGTCGCGAGCGAAGGCGTCACCGCGCATTTGCAGCGCATTCTGCCGCTGTTCGATCTGGTGATCGGCACCGAGGAAGAATTCCGTATTGCCGGCGGCAAGACCGAACTGGTCGACGCCCTCGCGATGGTGCGCGCCGTCACGCCGGCCACGCTGGTGCTCAAGCGCGGACCGCTGGGCTGTCAGATTATCGACGGCGCGGTGCCCGCCTCGCTCGACGACGTGCCGATTCAAGGTGGCGTGGAAGTCGAAGTGCTGAACGTACTCGGCGCCGGCGACGCGTTCGCCTCGGGCTTTCTCTCGGGCTGGTTGCGCGATCAACCGCTCGAAGCGTGCGCGCGAGCCGCGAACGCTAGCGGCGCGCTTGTCGTGTCACGTCACGGCTGCGCACCGGCCATGCCGACGCCCGCCGAACTCGACTACTTCCTGCGCGAAGCCAAAGCCGATCCGCAGCGCATGCGCCGCCCGGATCGCGACGCGCGCCTCGCACGACTGCATCGCGTCTCGCCGGCCCGCAAGCAATGGGACGAAGTGCTCGGCTTCGCCTTCGACCACCGCAACCAGTTCTTCGAACTCGCGCAGCAAACCGGCGCCGACGACGCGCGCATTGCGCAACTGAAAGGCCTGTTCGTGGAAGCCGTCGCGCAAACCGAGCGCGCGCTGGGTTTGCAAAACCGCATCGGCGTGCTGATCGACGACCGCTACGGCCAGGACGCGCTGAACGCGGCCACCGGCCGCGGCTGGTGGATCGGCCGGCCGGTGGAACTGCCGGGCTCGGTGCCGCTCGTATTCGATCATGGCCGTTCGATCGGCACCACGCTGATCCCTTGGCCGCAGGAACATATCGTCAAATGCCTCGTGCAGTTTCATCCCGACGAACCCATCGAGCAGCGCCTCGAACAGGAAGCCCAATTGCGCGCGCTCTACGACGCGACGCAGGCAAGCGGCCATGAACTGCTGCTCGAAGTGATCCCGCCGAAGCACGCGCATTTGCCGCAAGCGCCGGACACCGTGTATCGCGCATTGAAGCGCCTGTATAACATCGGCATCTATCCCGAGTGGTGGAAGCTCGAACCGATGGACGCCGCGCAATGGCGCAACGTCGACGCGCTGATCGCCGAGCGTGATCCGTATTGCCGCGGCGTGGTCCTGCTCGGTTTGTCGGCGGCCGTCGAACAGTTGAACGAGGGTTTTCGCGCGGCGGCGCAATCGGCGACATGCCGCGGCTTCACGGTCGGGCGCACGATCTTCCACGAACCGAGCCATGCATGGCTGGCCGGAGAAATC
- a CDS encoding MurR/RpiR family transcriptional regulator, with protein sequence MAEESTEELPSVEELMQRIAENYDALPRQLKNVATYIEQHRSSVMVDRTSDIAASCGVHPSAVVRFAQRFGFSGFSDLQAVFRQAYTGQGSSSPSYQQRIRKLIDEKPGALSGGSVAREFIAAARGGLEELEAGLDDKQFDAAVKMLQQADNIYVIGVRRSFPVASYIVYALQHTPKRVHLVSGFGGMYREQIRSVKKGDVVIAISFAPYGKETQYCLRVAHHHQAKTLVITDSQLSPLARYATTQLYVKEGSAFAFRSLTSTICLCQALFIALAYKLELNVEESKDTGGYDD encoded by the coding sequence ATGGCGGAAGAGAGCACCGAGGAATTGCCAAGTGTCGAAGAATTGATGCAGCGCATCGCGGAGAACTACGATGCATTGCCGCGTCAGTTGAAGAATGTCGCGACCTATATCGAGCAGCACCGTTCGAGCGTGATGGTGGATCGCACCAGCGACATCGCCGCGAGTTGCGGCGTGCATCCGTCCGCCGTGGTGCGTTTTGCGCAGCGCTTCGGCTTTTCCGGATTCTCTGATCTGCAGGCGGTGTTTCGGCAGGCTTACACCGGACAGGGCAGTTCGTCGCCGAGTTATCAGCAGCGGATTCGCAAGCTGATCGACGAAAAGCCGGGGGCGCTGTCCGGCGGTTCAGTGGCGCGAGAATTCATCGCAGCCGCGCGCGGCGGTCTCGAAGAACTCGAAGCCGGGCTCGACGACAAGCAGTTCGACGCCGCGGTGAAGATGCTGCAGCAGGCCGACAACATTTACGTGATCGGCGTGCGGCGTTCGTTTCCGGTGGCGAGCTATATCGTCTACGCGTTGCAGCACACGCCCAAGCGCGTGCATCTGGTGTCCGGTTTCGGCGGCATGTACCGCGAACAGATTCGCAGCGTGAAAAAAGGCGACGTGGTGATTGCGATCAGCTTCGCGCCCTATGGAAAGGAAACGCAGTATTGCTTGCGTGTTGCGCATCATCACCAGGCCAAGACGCTCGTTATTACGGATAGCCAACTATCTCCGCTCGCACGTTACGCCACCACGCAATTGTATGTAAAAGAGGGCAGCGCGTTCGCGTTCCGCTCGCTGACCAGCACGATCTGTTTGTGCCAGGCGCTGTTCATCGCGCTCGCGTACAAGCTCGAATTGAATGTTGAAGAATCCAAAGACACCGGAGGATACGATGACTGA
- the galU gene encoding UTP--glucose-1-phosphate uridylyltransferase GalU: protein MLKVTKAVFPVAGLGTRFLPATKASPKEMLPIVDKPLIQYAVEEAMAAGITEMIFVTGRSKRAIEDHFDKSYEIEAELEARGKDKLLELVRSIKPSHVDCFYVRQPEALGLGHAVLCAEKLVGDNPFAVILADDLLYGTPPVMAQMIEVFDHYHSSVIGVEEIPAQETKSYGIVDGKEWEDSIIKMSGIVEKPEPNVAPSNLGVVGRYVLKPRIFEHLRALKPGAGGELQLTDAIQSLLADEQVLAYKYHGTRFDCGSKLGYLKATVEFALRHPEVAADFEEYLRTRSPVLEG from the coding sequence ATGCTAAAAGTTACAAAGGCGGTTTTTCCGGTAGCAGGTCTTGGCACCCGGTTCCTCCCTGCCACGAAGGCGAGCCCGAAAGAGATGCTGCCGATCGTCGACAAGCCACTGATCCAGTACGCGGTCGAAGAGGCGATGGCGGCCGGCATCACCGAAATGATCTTCGTCACCGGCCGCAGCAAGCGCGCGATCGAGGACCATTTCGACAAGTCGTATGAGATCGAGGCCGAACTCGAGGCTCGCGGCAAGGACAAGCTGCTGGAGCTCGTGCGCAGCATCAAGCCGAGCCACGTGGATTGCTTCTACGTGCGTCAGCCGGAGGCGCTCGGCCTCGGCCACGCGGTGCTGTGCGCCGAGAAGCTGGTGGGCGACAACCCGTTTGCCGTGATTCTCGCGGACGACTTGCTGTACGGAACGCCGCCTGTCATGGCGCAGATGATCGAGGTGTTCGACCACTATCACAGCTCGGTGATCGGCGTGGAAGAGATCCCGGCGCAGGAAACCAAGTCGTACGGCATTGTCGACGGCAAGGAATGGGAAGATTCGATCATCAAGATGTCGGGCATCGTCGAGAAGCCGGAGCCGAACGTGGCGCCGTCGAATCTCGGCGTGGTGGGCCGCTACGTGCTCAAGCCGCGCATCTTCGAACATCTGCGTGCGTTGAAGCCGGGTGCAGGCGGCGAATTGCAGCTGACGGACGCAATTCAGTCGCTCCTCGCCGACGAACAGGTGCTGGCGTACAAGTATCACGGCACGCGTTTCGACTGCGGCAGCAAGCTGGGTTATCTGAAGGCGACGGTCGAATTCGCCTTGCGTCACCCGGAAGTGGCTGCGGATTTCGAAGAATATCTGCGCACGCGTTCGCCGGTGCTGGAAGGTTGA
- the iolG gene encoding inositol 2-dehydrogenase — MTDGAKTIDVAVFGAGRIGKIHAANLARQPGVRLKYVVDVNREAAAALAAEHGAQVADIDCAMGDASVGATVICSSTDTHADLIMQSAAQKKHVFCEKPVDLTLARAQACADAVERAGVVCMIGFQRRFDPTFSALKARLDAGEIGTPEMLVVTSRDPGAPPVDYIRHSGGIFKDMLIHDFDIFRWILDDEADTLHATGSCLSDPAIADAGDIDSTAVTIRTKRGRLCQINTARRAAYGYDQRFEVLGSAGMLQAGNVRPTEVTAYSKTEVSSDVPEAFFLERYRAAYAHEIAHFFDAVTHGKPVRTTVADGLKALELAEAASRSWREGRVVKLGEAL; from the coding sequence ATGACTGATGGGGCAAAGACGATCGACGTGGCCGTATTCGGCGCGGGGCGCATCGGCAAGATTCATGCGGCGAATCTCGCGCGGCAGCCGGGCGTGCGGCTCAAGTATGTGGTCGACGTGAATCGTGAGGCGGCCGCCGCGCTCGCCGCCGAGCACGGCGCGCAGGTCGCGGATATCGACTGCGCGATGGGCGATGCGTCCGTTGGCGCGACCGTGATCTGTTCGAGCACGGACACGCATGCGGATCTGATCATGCAATCCGCCGCGCAGAAGAAGCACGTGTTCTGCGAGAAGCCGGTCGATCTGACGCTGGCGCGTGCGCAGGCTTGCGCGGACGCGGTCGAGCGTGCCGGCGTGGTGTGCATGATCGGTTTTCAGCGGCGCTTCGACCCGACCTTCTCGGCGCTGAAAGCGCGACTCGACGCCGGCGAAATCGGCACGCCGGAAATGCTGGTGGTGACGAGCCGCGACCCCGGTGCGCCGCCCGTCGACTACATCCGGCATTCGGGCGGCATCTTCAAGGACATGCTGATTCACGACTTCGACATTTTTCGCTGGATTCTCGACGACGAGGCCGACACGCTGCATGCCACCGGCAGTTGTCTGAGCGACCCGGCGATCGCCGATGCGGGCGATATCGATTCGACCGCTGTGACGATCCGCACGAAGCGCGGCCGCCTGTGCCAGATCAACACCGCGCGCCGCGCCGCGTACGGCTATGACCAGCGCTTCGAGGTGCTGGGCAGCGCCGGCATGCTGCAGGCGGGCAACGTGCGGCCCACGGAAGTCACGGCGTACTCGAAAACCGAGGTGTCGAGCGATGTGCCCGAAGCGTTTTTCCTCGAACGTTATCGTGCCGCTTACGCGCATGAAATCGCGCATTTCTTCGATGCCGTGACGCACGGCAAGCCGGTGCGCACCACGGTGGCGGACGGCCTGAAAGCGCTCGAACTCGCCGAGGCCGCGAGCCGTTCGTGGCGCGAGGGCCGCGTGGTCAAACTGGGCGAGGCGTTGTGA
- a CDS encoding ABC transporter permease, translating to MGVAGKHFPPHVKTNAEAAPPLPDSDERLRKESRFGHVLNRPEFAAISGAVLVFLVFALTAGNSGMFNLDGVMNWSQVSAYLGILAVGACLLMIAGEFDLSIGSMIGFAGMMVAIPSVYFHWPISLAILFAFAGSMLLGALNGYLVMRTRLPSFIVTLAFLFILRGLTLALSIMFADRTIVSGVGDLAQQDWLANTLFHGVALNGLFTMLAHHGIGTLLDNGHALVPGIPKVILWWLGLAAVCAFVLAKTRAGNWILAVGGDANAAKNVGVPVRRVKISLFVLTAFCSCLFAVLQVCDIGSAAADRGLQKEFEAIIAAVIGGTLLTGGYGSVVGACFGALIFGVVQIGITYTNVSSDWFRVFLGVMLLIAVLFNHYVRRRVSQA from the coding sequence ATGGGTGTAGCCGGCAAACACTTCCCACCGCACGTCAAGACGAATGCCGAGGCAGCCCCGCCGCTGCCCGATTCGGATGAACGGCTGCGCAAGGAATCCAGGTTCGGCCATGTGCTGAACCGCCCCGAATTCGCCGCGATTTCCGGCGCGGTACTGGTGTTTCTCGTTTTCGCGCTGACGGCCGGCAACTCCGGCATGTTCAATCTCGACGGCGTGATGAACTGGTCGCAGGTGTCCGCGTATCTGGGCATTCTCGCCGTGGGCGCGTGTCTGTTGATGATCGCCGGCGAGTTCGATCTGTCGATCGGCTCGATGATCGGTTTCGCCGGCATGATGGTCGCGATTCCGTCTGTCTATTTTCACTGGCCGATTTCCCTCGCCATTCTGTTCGCGTTTGCGGGCTCGATGCTGCTCGGCGCGCTGAACGGCTATCTGGTCATGCGTACGCGCCTGCCCTCGTTCATCGTCACGCTCGCGTTCCTGTTCATCTTGCGTGGCCTCACGCTCGCGCTGTCGATCATGTTCGCGGACCGCACCATCGTCTCCGGCGTCGGCGATCTGGCGCAACAGGATTGGCTTGCGAACACGCTGTTTCACGGCGTCGCGCTGAACGGTCTCTTCACGATGCTCGCGCATCACGGCATCGGCACGCTGCTCGATAACGGCCACGCGCTCGTGCCGGGCATTCCGAAGGTGATTCTGTGGTGGCTCGGACTCGCCGCGGTGTGCGCGTTCGTGCTGGCGAAAACACGCGCCGGCAACTGGATTCTCGCGGTGGGCGGCGACGCCAACGCCGCCAAGAACGTCGGTGTGCCGGTGCGTCGCGTGAAGATTTCGCTGTTCGTGCTGACCGCGTTCTGCTCGTGCCTGTTCGCGGTGCTGCAGGTGTGCGATATCGGCTCGGCTGCCGCCGACCGGGGCTTGCAGAAGGAGTTCGAAGCGATCATCGCCGCGGTGATCGGCGGCACCTTGCTGACGGGCGGCTACGGATCGGTAGTCGGCGCGTGTTTCGGCGCGTTGATCTTCGGCGTGGTGCAGATCGGCATTACCTACACGAACGTCAGTTCCGACTGGTTTCGCGTGTTCCTCGGCGTGATGCTGCTGATCGCCGTGCTGTTCAATCACTATGTGCGCCGCCGCGTCTCGCAGGCGTAA
- a CDS encoding sugar ABC transporter substrate-binding protein: MRLCKGKATLRILVTALTLATGFGAASAARAADAHFVLISHAPDSDSWWNTIKNAIKQADEDFNVETDYRNPPNGDIADMARLVEQAAARNYDGVIVTIADFDVLKSSINKVTAKKIPLVTINSGTEEQSAQLGAIMHVGQPEYVAGKAAGEKAKAAGVKSFLCVNHLATNTVSFDRCRGFAEAIGVDYKSSTIDSGQDPTEIQSKVSAYLRNHPNTGAILTLGPTPASATLKAVTQMGLAGKIYFCTFDFSDDIAKAIQNGTIQFAIDQQPYLQGYIPVAVLAIVKKEHTTDPAKIRKILEANPKFKERLATYGLAPSYGPKNIRSGPGFITKENLDKVIKYAGQYR; the protein is encoded by the coding sequence ATGAGACTTTGCAAGGGCAAGGCTACGCTCAGGATTCTGGTGACGGCATTGACGTTGGCGACGGGATTCGGCGCGGCCTCGGCCGCCCGCGCGGCTGACGCACACTTCGTGCTGATCAGCCACGCGCCGGATTCGGATTCGTGGTGGAACACCATCAAGAACGCCATCAAACAGGCCGACGAGGACTTCAACGTCGAGACCGACTATCGCAATCCGCCGAACGGCGACATTGCCGATATGGCGCGTCTGGTCGAGCAGGCAGCCGCGCGCAACTACGACGGCGTGATCGTCACCATCGCCGACTTCGACGTGCTGAAGAGCTCGATCAACAAAGTCACTGCGAAAAAGATTCCGCTCGTCACGATCAATTCCGGCACGGAGGAACAGAGCGCGCAACTCGGCGCGATCATGCACGTGGGCCAGCCCGAATATGTGGCAGGCAAAGCCGCCGGTGAGAAAGCCAAGGCAGCAGGCGTGAAGTCGTTCCTGTGCGTGAATCACCTCGCCACCAACACCGTGTCGTTCGACCGTTGCCGCGGTTTTGCCGAGGCGATCGGCGTCGATTACAAGTCGTCCACCATCGACTCCGGCCAGGACCCGACCGAAATTCAATCGAAGGTCAGCGCGTATCTGCGTAATCACCCGAACACCGGTGCAATCCTGACGCTCGGACCGACCCCGGCTTCGGCCACACTGAAAGCGGTCACGCAAATGGGTCTGGCGGGCAAGATCTACTTCTGCACGTTCGACTTCTCCGACGACATCGCCAAAGCGATCCAGAACGGCACGATCCAGTTCGCGATCGACCAGCAGCCGTACCTGCAAGGTTATATCCCCGTGGCCGTGCTGGCGATCGTGAAGAAAGAGCACACCACCGATCCCGCGAAGATCCGCAAGATTCTCGAGGCGAATCCGAAGTTCAAGGAACGGCTTGCCACCTACGGTCTCGCGCCGTCCTACGGCCCGAAGAATATCCGTTCGGGCCCGGGCTTCATCACCAAGGAAAACCTCGACAAGGTCATCAAGTACGCAGGGCAGTACCGCTGA
- a CDS encoding sulfurtransferase TusA family protein, with protein MQIHKEVDARGLMCPLPILRAKKALADMESGQILKVLATDPGSQRDFAAFAKQTGNEIVESSAQDKVFTFLMKRR; from the coding sequence ATTCAGATTCACAAGGAAGTCGATGCGCGCGGGCTGATGTGCCCGCTGCCCATTTTGCGCGCCAAGAAGGCGCTCGCCGACATGGAAAGCGGCCAGATTCTCAAGGTGCTGGCCACCGATCCCGGTTCGCAGCGCGATTTCGCCGCGTTCGCGAAGCAAACCGGCAATGAAATCGTCGAAAGCTCGGCGCAGGACAAGGTTTTCACTTTCCTGATGAAACGCCGCTGA
- a CDS encoding ATP-binding cassette domain-containing protein gives MSDTNTVANAVGSASDREDDVILALENVNKYFGKVIALSGVTLRLRRGEVHCLLGDNGAGKSTLIKTLAGVHQPSSGQYLVDGKPVLFESPKDALDLGIATVYQDLALVPLLSVARNFFMGREPQKKLFGFLSVMDLETSATTARDKLAEMGINVRDPHQPIGTMSGGEKQCLAIARAIHFGARVLILDEPTAALGVKQSFNVLKLIHKARAKGISVIFITHNVHHAYPIGDSFTVLNRGKSLGTFTKETISKDEVLDMMAGGAEMQKMIGELEGATI, from the coding sequence ATGTCCGATACGAATACCGTAGCGAATGCCGTGGGCAGCGCGAGCGATCGCGAGGACGACGTGATCCTCGCGCTCGAAAACGTCAACAAATACTTCGGCAAGGTGATCGCGCTGAGCGGCGTGACCTTGCGTCTGCGACGCGGCGAAGTGCATTGCCTGCTCGGCGACAACGGCGCGGGCAAGTCGACACTGATCAAGACGCTCGCCGGCGTGCATCAGCCCTCTTCCGGCCAGTATCTGGTGGATGGCAAACCGGTGTTGTTCGAGTCGCCGAAAGACGCGCTCGACCTGGGCATCGCCACCGTCTATCAGGATCTGGCGCTGGTGCCGCTACTCTCCGTCGCACGCAACTTCTTCATGGGACGCGAGCCGCAAAAGAAACTGTTCGGCTTCCTGAGCGTGATGGACCTGGAAACGAGCGCCACCACCGCGCGCGACAAACTCGCGGAAATGGGCATCAACGTGCGCGACCCGCATCAGCCGATCGGCACCATGTCTGGCGGAGAGAAACAGTGTCTGGCCATCGCGCGGGCGATTCACTTCGGCGCACGCGTGCTCATTCTCGACGAACCGACTGCCGCGCTCGGCGTGAAGCAGAGCTTCAACGTGCTGAAGCTGATCCACAAGGCGCGCGCGAAGGGCATCTCCGTGATCTTCATCACGCACAACGTGCATCACGCGTATCCGATCGGCGATTCGTTCACGGTGCTCAATCGCGGCAAATCGCTCGGCACGTTCACCAAGGAAACCATCAGCAAGGACGAAGTGCTCGACATGATGGCCGGCGGCGCCGAGATGCAGAAGATGATCGGCGAACTCGAAGGCGCGACGATCTGA
- a CDS encoding IS256 family transposase, with protein sequence MKKRRTVASQAAARGPLPALPEALLDELVKGPMTPAEVQDLMLAFNKALIERAMGAEMSMHLGYRPGQPRPSEQTNERNGASGKTVITERGPVRVDLPRDRDGSFEPILIPKHERRFTGFDERIIAMYARGMSVREIQAFLAESYSTEVSPDFISSVTDEVMAETLAWQSRPLEPMYPVVFFDALRVKIRGDGVVSNKAVYLALGIQADGQRDVLGLWIEQTEGAKFWLKVFNELKTRGCQDILIAVVDGLKGLAEAIGTAYPRTAVQTCIVHLIRNSLEYASYKDRKSVAAALRPVYAAANEQAAQQALEAFAEGPWGAKYPTIVQSWRRAWENVTPFFVFPPDIRRVVYTTNAIESLNMQLRKIIKTRGHFPNDEAAIKLLWLALRNVLNKSVRTAFDWSSAMNQFAILFGERFTQARG encoded by the coding sequence ATGAAGAAGAGACGCACTGTCGCCTCGCAGGCAGCGGCCCGCGGGCCGCTGCCTGCACTGCCAGAAGCGCTGCTCGATGAACTGGTGAAGGGCCCGATGACGCCCGCCGAGGTTCAGGACCTGATGCTGGCGTTCAACAAGGCACTGATCGAGCGGGCGATGGGCGCCGAGATGAGCATGCATCTGGGCTACCGGCCCGGCCAGCCCAGGCCCTCTGAGCAGACCAACGAGCGCAACGGCGCCAGCGGCAAGACGGTGATCACCGAGCGCGGCCCGGTCAGGGTCGATCTGCCGCGCGACCGCGATGGCAGCTTCGAGCCGATCCTGATTCCCAAACACGAGCGCCGATTCACGGGCTTCGACGAGCGCATTATCGCGATGTACGCCCGGGGCATGAGCGTGCGCGAGATTCAGGCGTTTCTGGCCGAAAGCTACAGCACCGAGGTCTCCCCCGACTTCATCAGCTCGGTCACCGACGAAGTCATGGCCGAAACGCTCGCCTGGCAGAGCCGTCCGCTCGAGCCGATGTATCCGGTGGTGTTCTTCGACGCGCTGCGCGTGAAGATCCGTGGCGACGGCGTGGTGAGCAACAAGGCAGTGTATCTGGCGCTGGGCATCCAGGCCGACGGTCAGCGCGACGTGCTCGGCCTGTGGATCGAGCAGACCGAAGGTGCGAAGTTCTGGCTGAAGGTGTTCAACGAACTGAAGACCCGGGGCTGCCAGGACATCCTGATCGCGGTGGTCGACGGCCTGAAGGGGCTGGCCGAGGCGATCGGCACGGCGTACCCGCGCACGGCCGTGCAGACCTGCATCGTGCACCTGATCCGCAACAGCCTGGAATACGCCAGCTACAAGGATCGCAAAAGCGTCGCCGCAGCGCTGCGTCCGGTCTACGCCGCCGCGAACGAACAGGCCGCGCAGCAGGCCCTGGAGGCCTTTGCCGAAGGGCCATGGGGCGCGAAGTACCCGACCATCGTGCAGTCGTGGCGACGGGCGTGGGAGAACGTCACGCCGTTCTTCGTGTTTCCGCCCGACATACGCCGGGTGGTGTACACCACGAACGCCATTGAGAGTCTGAACATGCAACTACGCAAGATCATCAAGACCCGCGGCCACTTCCCCAACGACGAGGCCGCCATCAAGTTGCTCTGGCTGGCGCTGCGCAATGTGCTTAACAAGTCCGTGCGAACGGCATTCGACTGGTCGAGCGCCATGAATCAGTTCGCTATTCTGTTTGGTGAGCGTTTTACTCAGGCACGCGGTTAA
- a CDS encoding Gfo/Idh/MocA family oxidoreductase, translating to MTAAAARLRVGVVGLGRLGKRHAENLAYRVPGASVVAACSPVEEERAWAREALPAPRLYDDYAELLADREVDAVWLVTPSSLHAQQIVDALRAGKHVFCEKPLSLDLAECERVLAESARYPHLQATIGFMRRFDPSYKDAFDKIEAGKIGRPFLVRSQTADQNDSDGFFVRFAATSGGIFLDCTVHDIDVARWLLGRPRAKRVFAAGVAAMHEGLQEFGDVDNGVAICEFENGKLAMFYASRTQAHGNDTHSEVIGTGGALAIGHNPRANRVEIYDATGIRNECTANFFDRFEDAFLLEARAFVAAVRGGAGSAAAQAGASLADALEATRIGVALRESLLSGEAVGL from the coding sequence ATGACGGCGGCCGCGGCACGGCTTCGGGTGGGCGTGGTCGGACTCGGGCGTCTCGGCAAGCGGCATGCGGAAAATCTGGCGTATCGCGTGCCGGGCGCGTCGGTCGTGGCGGCTTGCAGTCCTGTGGAAGAGGAGCGGGCGTGGGCGCGTGAAGCGTTGCCCGCGCCGCGGCTGTACGACGATTACGCGGAGTTGCTCGCCGATCGGGAGGTGGATGCCGTTTGGCTGGTGACGCCGTCTTCGTTGCACGCGCAACAGATTGTCGATGCGTTGCGCGCCGGCAAGCATGTGTTTTGCGAGAAGCCTTTGTCGTTGGATCTGGCGGAGTGCGAGAGGGTGCTGGCCGAGTCGGCGCGCTATCCGCATTTGCAGGCGACGATCGGCTTCATGCGGCGCTTCGATCCGAGCTATAAGGATGCGTTCGACAAGATCGAAGCGGGCAAGATTGGCAGGCCGTTTCTGGTGCGCTCGCAGACTGCCGATCAGAACGATAGCGACGGTTTTTTTGTGCGCTTTGCGGCGACGTCTGGTGGCATCTTTTTAGATTGCACGGTGCACGATATCGATGTGGCCCGGTGGTTATTGGGCAGGCCGCGGGCCAAACGCGTGTTTGCGGCGGGTGTTGCCGCGATGCATGAAGGGCTGCAGGAATTCGGCGATGTCGATAATGGTGTGGCGATCTGCGAGTTCGAAAACGGCAAGCTGGCCATGTTTTATGCGTCACGGACGCAGGCGCATGGAAATGATACGCATAGCGAAGTGATTGGTACTGGTGGGGCGCTGGCTATTGGCCATAATCCGCGTGCGAATCGCGTCGAGATTTATGACGCCACAGGGATCCGGAACGAATGTACGGCGAATTTTTTTGATCGGTTCGAGGATGCATTTTTGTTGGAGGCGCGGGCGTTTGTCGCTGCCGTGCGGGGTGGGGCTGGTTCTGCGGCTGCGCAGGCCGGGGCTTCGCTTGCCGATGCTTTGGAGGCTACGCGGATTGGGGTGGCGTTGAGGGAGTCGTTGTTGAGCGGGGAGGCGGTTGGGTTGTAG